From Humisphaera borealis, the proteins below share one genomic window:
- a CDS encoding DUF1501 domain-containing protein, with protein sequence MNFNRKTGWCNSPDHVNPGASRREFLYVGMIGGLGLTLGDYLGMKSNAAMGASTGATVDKFEDPKATADSVIHIFLPGGMAHQESWDPKPLAPVEYRGPMGQVKTSIPGEYFGETMQATAKIANKIAVCRGMTHGEAAHERGTHNMFTGYRPSPAIKYPSIGSVVSQQLGVRKNNMPPYTCIPSQPNEDAGSGYMSSAYGPFSLGADPSTTGFKVRDLQLASGVDDARFGRRRDILSAVDSHFRRMEKSDALDAMGSFYQSAYGLISSPEARAAFDLDKEADALKEEYGRNTAGMRMLMARRLVESGVRFVSMTYGGWDMHAGIKNGFERQMPQFDKAYAALITDLDRKGMLDRTLVVVSSEFGRTPKVNKDAGRDHYPKVFSIAMAGGGIKKGYIHGSSDAIAAEPNEKPLTVEDMAHTIYHCLGINASKRLMAPGDRPIDIVRGGHVVKDLMA encoded by the coding sequence ATGAACTTCAACCGGAAAACAGGCTGGTGCAACTCCCCCGATCACGTGAACCCCGGCGCCTCTCGGCGTGAGTTCCTTTACGTTGGCATGATCGGCGGGCTCGGCCTGACGCTCGGCGACTACCTGGGCATGAAGTCCAACGCTGCCATGGGCGCGTCGACCGGTGCGACCGTCGACAAGTTTGAAGATCCCAAGGCGACCGCCGACTCGGTTATTCATATCTTCCTGCCGGGCGGCATGGCCCACCAGGAATCGTGGGACCCCAAGCCGCTTGCTCCGGTCGAATACCGCGGCCCGATGGGCCAGGTCAAGACGTCGATCCCGGGCGAATACTTCGGCGAGACCATGCAGGCGACCGCGAAGATCGCCAACAAGATCGCTGTCTGCCGCGGCATGACGCACGGTGAGGCCGCTCACGAACGCGGCACCCATAACATGTTCACGGGCTACCGTCCGAGCCCGGCGATCAAGTACCCGAGCATTGGCTCGGTGGTGTCGCAGCAGCTGGGTGTTCGCAAGAACAACATGCCGCCGTACACCTGCATCCCCAGCCAGCCCAATGAAGACGCCGGCAGCGGTTACATGTCGTCGGCCTACGGCCCGTTCAGCCTCGGTGCCGACCCCTCGACAACTGGCTTCAAGGTTCGCGACCTCCAGCTCGCCAGCGGTGTGGATGACGCCCGCTTCGGCCGCCGTCGCGACATTCTCTCGGCCGTCGATTCGCACTTCCGCCGGATGGAAAAGTCCGATGCCCTCGACGCGATGGGATCGTTCTACCAGTCAGCCTACGGCCTGATCAGCAGCCCCGAAGCCCGCGCCGCGTTCGACCTCGACAAGGAAGCGGATGCGCTGAAGGAAGAATACGGCCGCAACACCGCCGGCATGCGAATGCTGATGGCTCGTCGCCTGGTCGAATCGGGTGTCCGGTTCGTCTCGATGACCTACGGCGGATGGGACATGCACGCCGGCATCAAGAACGGCTTCGAACGCCAGATGCCGCAGTTCGATAAGGCCTATGCGGCCCTCATCACCGACCTCGACCGCAAGGGCATGCTCGATCGCACCCTGGTCGTCGTCAGCAGCGAGTTCGGCCGTACCCCGAAGGTCAACAAGGACGCCGGTCGCGACCACTATCCGAAGGTGTTCTCGATCGCGATGGCCGGCGGCGGCATCAAGAAGGGCTACATTCACGGCAGCAGCGACGCGATCGCCGCCGAGCCGAACGAAAAGCCCCTCACCGTCGAAGACATGGCTCACACGATCTATCACTGCCTGGGCATCAACGCGAGCAAGCGTCTGATGGCCCCCGGCGATCGCCCGATCGATATCGTCCGAGGCGGTCATGTCGTGAAGGACCTGATGGCCTAA
- a CDS encoding PPC domain-containing protein: MMTLTKLLKACGAVAALAVSSAAMAASPDLAMVYPRGAQRGQEVEMKLSGRRLADAQDVFIYQPGITVTDLKAGVDNVVTCKFKVADDAPFGEYQLRVRTASGISELRTFWVGVYPIVPETAEVGATARTSNPKSPTPPEKLPSTFANPQKIKNNITIAGVLELEQADFYSIEGKKGDRLNVETEAMRLGQILDTNVTIYNSERFEIVGNDDNALTRQDAFVSCTLPEDGTYIIQIRESSYLGSGNSYYRMHVGNFPRPRAVYPAGGKAGEEVKVKLIGDAAGVFEQTIKVPNTPGQDYPLHAEQNGLLAPSPNPFRVSSFGNVLEGDSANDDVATATKYDGDLPIALNGVIEKKGDVDYFRFKAKKGQQLDINAFGRRLRTPLDPIIALHNDKGSRIAENDDSGGPDSYLRFSVPADGEYVISVKDHLKNGGPEFVYRIEITEAQPSLTLSIPNMGVNFTQDRQWVVIPRGGRFGTTIRALRKEFGSDLQLIANNLPQGVKMHAEPLQQGMDMFAVIFEADKDAPISGKLVELTAKPTDDKVQVAGKFEQKVELAQSGNNAPYYISTATKLAVAVAEEVPYTVEVIQPKVPMVQNGLMDVKVKVTRKGDFKGPITVRQIWDPPGVGSGQVTIKPEENEGVLTINAQGGARVGKWQTGLLASADITGATWLASNPYTLDVANPYLAATVDRASVVQGSKVTVTVKLEQKTPFEGKAKIQLLGLPNEATTVEKEITKDDKEVAFEVQTTDKTPAATHKGLLCRVTVVQNGEPIQHNLGNGGILRVDPLKKPTPPAGGKPVAAVK; encoded by the coding sequence ATGATGACCCTGACCAAACTCCTCAAGGCATGCGGCGCAGTCGCCGCCCTGGCTGTCTCGTCCGCGGCAATGGCCGCTTCGCCGGACCTGGCAATGGTCTACCCGCGGGGTGCACAGCGCGGGCAGGAAGTGGAGATGAAACTGTCCGGCCGCCGTCTCGCCGACGCCCAGGACGTGTTCATCTACCAGCCCGGCATCACGGTCACCGACCTGAAGGCCGGCGTCGACAATGTTGTCACCTGCAAGTTCAAGGTGGCCGATGACGCTCCGTTTGGCGAGTACCAGCTCCGCGTTCGCACCGCGTCGGGCATCTCGGAACTTCGCACGTTCTGGGTGGGCGTGTATCCGATCGTTCCGGAAACCGCCGAAGTAGGCGCGACCGCCCGCACCAGCAATCCGAAGAGCCCAACCCCGCCCGAGAAGCTTCCCAGCACCTTCGCCAATCCGCAGAAGATCAAGAACAACATCACCATCGCCGGTGTGCTTGAGTTGGAGCAGGCTGATTTCTATTCGATCGAAGGCAAGAAGGGCGACCGCCTCAATGTTGAGACCGAGGCGATGCGTCTCGGCCAGATTCTCGACACCAACGTCACGATCTACAACAGCGAGCGATTCGAGATCGTCGGCAACGACGACAACGCGCTGACCCGCCAGGATGCCTTCGTCTCCTGTACGCTTCCGGAGGACGGCACGTACATCATCCAGATTCGCGAGAGCAGCTACCTCGGCAGCGGCAACTCTTACTACCGAATGCACGTCGGCAACTTTCCGCGGCCCCGGGCGGTCTATCCCGCCGGCGGAAAGGCCGGCGAAGAGGTGAAGGTCAAACTCATCGGCGATGCTGCCGGTGTGTTCGAGCAAACGATCAAGGTCCCGAACACGCCGGGACAGGACTATCCGCTGCATGCCGAACAGAACGGGCTGCTGGCACCGTCGCCCAATCCGTTCCGGGTCAGCTCGTTCGGAAATGTCCTCGAAGGCGATTCGGCGAACGACGACGTTGCCACGGCGACCAAATACGACGGCGACCTTCCGATCGCGCTCAATGGTGTGATTGAAAAGAAGGGAGACGTCGACTACTTCCGCTTCAAGGCCAAAAAGGGTCAGCAGCTCGATATCAACGCCTTCGGCCGTCGGCTTCGCACGCCGTTGGACCCGATCATCGCACTGCACAATGACAAGGGGAGCCGCATCGCCGAGAACGACGACAGCGGCGGCCCGGACAGCTATCTGCGATTCAGCGTGCCCGCTGACGGCGAGTACGTAATCTCGGTGAAGGATCACCTCAAGAACGGCGGTCCGGAATTCGTTTACCGCATCGAGATCACCGAGGCCCAGCCGTCACTGACACTGTCCATTCCCAACATGGGCGTTAATTTCACGCAGGACCGCCAGTGGGTCGTGATTCCGCGGGGCGGCCGTTTCGGGACGACCATCCGGGCGCTCCGAAAAGAGTTCGGGTCGGATCTGCAGCTGATCGCCAACAATCTGCCGCAGGGCGTCAAGATGCACGCCGAACCGCTGCAGCAGGGCATGGACATGTTTGCGGTCATCTTCGAGGCCGACAAGGACGCCCCAATCTCCGGCAAGCTCGTCGAGTTGACCGCCAAGCCGACCGACGACAAGGTGCAGGTGGCCGGCAAGTTCGAGCAGAAGGTGGAACTCGCACAGAGCGGCAACAACGCCCCCTACTATATCTCGACCGCAACGAAGCTTGCCGTGGCCGTCGCCGAAGAGGTGCCTTACACCGTCGAGGTGATCCAGCCCAAGGTTCCGATGGTGCAGAACGGGCTGATGGATGTGAAAGTCAAAGTGACACGCAAGGGTGACTTCAAAGGGCCGATCACCGTCCGACAGATCTGGGATCCGCCCGGTGTCGGTTCCGGCCAGGTGACGATCAAGCCGGAAGAGAACGAAGGCGTTCTCACCATCAATGCACAAGGCGGTGCGCGAGTGGGCAAGTGGCAGACGGGCCTGCTGGCTTCGGCCGACATAACCGGTGCGACCTGGCTGGCGTCGAATCCGTACACGCTGGACGTGGCGAACCCCTATCTGGCGGCCACCGTCGATCGGGCGTCCGTGGTTCAGGGCAGCAAGGTGACCGTCACGGTGAAGCTCGAACAAAAAACCCCGTTCGAGGGTAAGGCCAAGATTCAATTGCTCGGCCTGCCGAACGAAGCGACGACCGTGGAAAAGGAAATCACCAAGGACGACAAGGAAGTCGCGTTCGAAGTCCAGACCACGGACAAAACACCCGCCGCCACTCACAAGGGGCTTCTGTGCCGGGTGACGGTCGTGCAGAACGGCGAGCCGATTCAGCACAACCTGGGTAACGGCGGCATCCTCCGCGTTGACCCGTTGAAGAAGCCGACGCCGCCCGCCGGTGGCAAGCCGGTCGCGGCCGTAAAGTGA
- a CDS encoding DUF1549 and DUF1553 domain-containing protein, translating into MPSRKSMTWLLGSAVCVSLLGGAALNSSAADDAKSPVPAAHPATPAPAVAGPFQVFPPDVSLESSRDYQSIVVQVTRPDGVTLDVTAESKITLADPSMAKVEGATIRPVADGTSQVIVTYQDHKAILPLTVKQAKDDRPVSFRLDVMPVFLKAGCNTGGCHGSARGKDGFMLSLFGYDAAGDYDRITRAQTTRRINLAVPEESLMITKSLGSVQHTGGQLFKKGDHLHTAMLRWLEAGAPDDAPQVAEPISLELYPKLTVIESDSTQQFVARAKYSDGTDRDVTNLVLLSSNNDNSAPIDANGKLTAKSRGEAFIMARFATFTVVSQAIVIPQKLKYEWSNVAEYNYIDTHVHNKLKNLRMFPSEVCSDEVFARRVFLDIVGLVPKADELAAFVADKDPKKREKLVDELLGRKEFVELWVMKFAELLKIRSDNQQVSYKAALLYFNWLQDQMSANVPMDQIVQKLIAADGGTFDNPATNYYQIERDTLKIAEDTAQVFMGMRIQCAQCHNHPFDRWTMDDYYGFASFFSQVSRKPGEDPREQIVFDRGNGEVKHHMPNRTPKPKFLGGDFAKIEQGQDRREVLAKWLASTENPFFAKNLANIVWAHFMGKGIIEPVDDVRVSNPPVNPQLLDALGSRFQEYKYDFKRLVRDICTSRTYQLSTHANETNANDERNFAKAPIRRIRAEVLLDVIGQVTETNEKFRGLPLGARAVQIADGNTTNFFLTTFGRAKRETVCSCEVEMDPSLSQALHLLNGQTTNGRILQGGVVRKMLLEKKMEPDQIVDELYVRCLSRKPSPEELQTLRANLPKDPKADIVETEKVLTDIFWALLNAPEFMFNH; encoded by the coding sequence ATGCCCTCTCGCAAGTCAATGACCTGGCTCCTCGGATCGGCCGTCTGTGTGTCGCTGCTCGGCGGCGCGGCCTTGAACAGTTCCGCTGCCGACGACGCCAAGTCGCCGGTCCCCGCGGCACACCCCGCGACACCCGCCCCTGCGGTTGCCGGTCCGTTCCAGGTTTTCCCGCCTGACGTCTCGCTCGAGTCGTCAAGGGACTACCAGAGCATCGTCGTGCAGGTGACGCGTCCGGACGGCGTCACTTTGGATGTCACCGCAGAGTCAAAGATCACGCTCGCTGATCCGTCGATGGCAAAGGTGGAAGGCGCGACCATTCGGCCAGTGGCCGACGGCACGAGCCAGGTGATCGTGACCTACCAGGATCACAAAGCCATCCTTCCGCTGACCGTCAAGCAGGCCAAGGACGATCGTCCCGTCAGCTTCCGGCTGGACGTGATGCCCGTGTTCCTCAAGGCCGGTTGCAACACCGGCGGATGTCACGGGTCGGCCCGTGGCAAGGACGGCTTCATGCTGTCGCTTTTCGGTTACGACGCCGCCGGCGACTACGACCGAATTACCCGCGCGCAGACCACCCGCCGCATCAACCTCGCGGTGCCGGAAGAGAGCCTGATGATCACCAAGTCGCTGGGCTCTGTTCAGCACACCGGCGGTCAGCTGTTCAAGAAAGGCGACCACCTCCACACTGCGATGCTCCGCTGGCTTGAAGCCGGCGCCCCGGACGACGCGCCGCAGGTCGCCGAGCCGATCTCGCTCGAGCTGTATCCGAAACTGACGGTCATCGAGAGCGACTCGACCCAGCAGTTCGTGGCACGGGCCAAGTATTCGGACGGCACCGACCGCGATGTGACCAACCTTGTGCTGCTGTCGAGCAACAACGACAACTCGGCTCCGATCGACGCCAACGGAAAACTGACCGCCAAGTCTCGCGGTGAGGCCTTCATCATGGCCCGCTTCGCGACGTTCACCGTGGTCAGCCAGGCGATCGTCATCCCGCAGAAGCTCAAGTACGAGTGGTCGAACGTCGCCGAGTACAACTACATCGACACGCACGTCCACAACAAGCTCAAGAACCTGCGGATGTTCCCCTCCGAGGTCTGCTCCGACGAGGTGTTCGCCCGCCGGGTGTTCCTCGACATCGTCGGCCTGGTGCCCAAGGCCGATGAACTGGCGGCCTTCGTTGCCGACAAGGACCCCAAGAAGCGTGAGAAGCTGGTTGACGAGCTGCTCGGCCGTAAAGAGTTCGTCGAACTCTGGGTCATGAAGTTCGCCGAGTTGCTCAAGATCCGCTCCGACAACCAGCAGGTCAGCTACAAGGCGGCGTTGCTCTACTTCAACTGGCTTCAGGACCAGATGTCGGCCAACGTGCCGATGGACCAGATCGTTCAGAAACTGATCGCCGCCGACGGCGGCACGTTCGACAACCCCGCGACCAACTACTACCAGATCGAACGCGACACCCTGAAGATCGCCGAGGACACCGCCCAGGTGTTCATGGGAATGCGCATCCAGTGCGCCCAGTGTCACAACCATCCGTTCGATCGCTGGACGATGGACGATTACTACGGATTCGCATCCTTCTTTTCACAGGTGTCGCGCAAGCCCGGCGAAGACCCGCGCGAACAGATCGTTTTCGACCGCGGCAACGGCGAAGTGAAGCATCACATGCCCAACCGCACGCCCAAGCCCAAGTTCCTGGGCGGTGATTTCGCCAAGATCGAGCAGGGCCAGGATCGCCGGGAAGTGCTCGCCAAGTGGCTCGCTTCCACCGAGAACCCGTTCTTCGCCAAGAACCTGGCGAACATCGTCTGGGCCCACTTCATGGGCAAGGGCATCATCGAACCGGTGGACGACGTCCGAGTCTCGAACCCGCCGGTCAATCCCCAGCTGTTGGACGCCCTCGGTTCACGGTTCCAGGAGTACAAGTACGACTTCAAGCGGCTCGTGCGTGATATCTGCACCTCCCGCACCTACCAGCTTTCGACCCACGCCAATGAGACGAATGCCAACGACGAACGGAACTTTGCCAAGGCTCCGATCCGTCGTATCCGTGCCGAGGTGCTTCTCGATGTCATTGGTCAGGTGACCGAGACGAACGAAAAGTTCCGTGGCCTGCCGCTCGGTGCCCGCGCTGTACAGATCGCCGATGGCAATACCACCAACTTCTTCCTCACCACCTTCGGTCGGGCCAAGCGGGAAACCGTCTGTTCATGCGAGGTGGAGATGGACCCGAGTCTCTCTCAGGCGCTTCACCTGCTGAACGGTCAGACGACCAACGGTCGTATCCTGCAGGGCGGCGTTGTTCGGAAGATGCTCCTCGAGAAGAAGATGGAGCCGGACCAGATCGTCGACGAGCTTTACGTCCGCTGCCTGTCGCGCAAGCCGTCGCCGGAAGAGTTGCAGACCCTCCGTGCGAACCTGCCGAAAGACCCCAAGGCGGACATCGTCGAGACCGAGAAGGTTCTGACCGACATCTTCTGGGCGCTGCTGAACGCGCCAGAGTTCATGTTTAATCACTAG